A genomic region of Eucalyptus grandis isolate ANBG69807.140 chromosome 5, ASM1654582v1, whole genome shotgun sequence contains the following coding sequences:
- the LOC104445090 gene encoding protein SRG1 isoform X2: protein MALFKSVPSVQEMAKEPITEVPPRYVRANQDHPFMHAELGTSLLQAPVIDLSKLSSSNDDFMESELEKLHVACRDWGFFQLINHGVSCSLVEEVKLGIQEFFNLPMEEKRMFWQEEGDMEGFGQTYVVSEEQKLDWSDVFFMVSLPRHLRKPRLFPMLPSPFRDVLEKYSSELRDLAMKILLLMAKPLKMDTKDVMELFDGGRQALRMNYYPPCPRPELVIGLTPHSDASALTILLQVNEMEGLQIKTEGKWVPVKPLPNAFVVNVGDILEIVTNGTYRSIEHRATVNSMKERLSFATFYGPKLDGEMGPAPSLVTSDKPALFRRIGVADYFKGRFSRELQGKSYLDTMRNIQGEKEGIEFGH from the exons ATGGCTTTATTCAAGTCAG TCCCAAGTGTTCAGGAGATGGCAAAAGAACCCATAACTGAAGTCCCGCCTCGCTATGTCCGTGCCAACCAAGATCACCCGTTCATGCATGCTGAGCTTGGGACATCGTTGCTTCAAGCGCCAGTAATTGATCTGAGCAAGCTCTCATCAAGCAATGACGATTTTATGGAGTCTGAGCTTGAAAAGTTGCACGTTGCATGCAGAGATTGGGGATTCTTCCAG TTGATAAATCATGGAGTGAGTTGTTCATTGGTGGAAGAGGTGAAGTTGGGAATACAAGAGTTCTTCAACCTTCCAATGGAGGAGAAGAGGATGTTTTGGCAAGAAGAAGGAGACATGGAGGGTTTTGGGCAGACGTATGTCGTGTCGGAGGAGCAAAAGCTTGATTGGAGCGACGTCTTCTTCATGGTGTCCCTCCCAAGACATTTGAGAAAACCTCGCCTTTTTCCCATGCTTCCTTCTCCGTTCAG AGACGTCTTGGAAAAATACTCCTCAGAGTTACGAGATCTTGCAATGAAGATACTACTTCTCATGGCAAAACCTCTGAAGATGGACACCAAGGACGTGATGGAACTGTTTGATGGAGGCAGGCAAGCCCTTAGGATGAATTATTACCCTCCATGTCCACGACCCGAGCTCGTCATTGGCCTCACTCCTCACTCTGACGCCTCAGCCCTCACCATCCTACTCCAAGTCAATGAAATGGAAGGTCTGCAAATAAAGACAGAGGGCAAGTGGGTCCCCGTCAAGCCTCTTCCCAATGCTTTCGTTGTCAATGTCGGAGATATTTTAGAG ATCGTGACAAATGGTACTTATCGTAGCATTGAGCACCGAGCTACAGTTAACTCGATGAAGGAAAGGCTCTCATTTGCCACATTTTACGGCCCAAAGTTGGACGGTGAAATGGGTCCTGCACCGAGCCTGGTCACATCGGACAAGCCAGCATTATTTAGAAGAATAGGCGTTGCCGATTACTTCAAGGGACGTTTTTCTCGTGAGCTTCAAGGGAAGTCATATCTTGACACTATGAGGAATATTCAAGGTGAGAAAGAGGGAATTGAATTTGGCCATTGA
- the LOC104445090 gene encoding protein SRG1 isoform X1, translated as MDANLTKLGSSLPVPSVQEMAKEPITEVPPRYVRANQDHPFMHAELGTSLLQAPVIDLSKLSSSNDDFMESELEKLHVACRDWGFFQLINHGVSCSLVEEVKLGIQEFFNLPMEEKRMFWQEEGDMEGFGQTYVVSEEQKLDWSDVFFMVSLPRHLRKPRLFPMLPSPFRDVLEKYSSELRDLAMKILLLMAKPLKMDTKDVMELFDGGRQALRMNYYPPCPRPELVIGLTPHSDASALTILLQVNEMEGLQIKTEGKWVPVKPLPNAFVVNVGDILEIVTNGTYRSIEHRATVNSMKERLSFATFYGPKLDGEMGPAPSLVTSDKPALFRRIGVADYFKGRFSRELQGKSYLDTMRNIQGEKEGIEFGH; from the exons ATGGATGCGAATCTCACAAAGCTTGGTAGTTCTCTTCCAGTCCCAAGTGTTCAGGAGATGGCAAAAGAACCCATAACTGAAGTCCCGCCTCGCTATGTCCGTGCCAACCAAGATCACCCGTTCATGCATGCTGAGCTTGGGACATCGTTGCTTCAAGCGCCAGTAATTGATCTGAGCAAGCTCTCATCAAGCAATGACGATTTTATGGAGTCTGAGCTTGAAAAGTTGCACGTTGCATGCAGAGATTGGGGATTCTTCCAG TTGATAAATCATGGAGTGAGTTGTTCATTGGTGGAAGAGGTGAAGTTGGGAATACAAGAGTTCTTCAACCTTCCAATGGAGGAGAAGAGGATGTTTTGGCAAGAAGAAGGAGACATGGAGGGTTTTGGGCAGACGTATGTCGTGTCGGAGGAGCAAAAGCTTGATTGGAGCGACGTCTTCTTCATGGTGTCCCTCCCAAGACATTTGAGAAAACCTCGCCTTTTTCCCATGCTTCCTTCTCCGTTCAG AGACGTCTTGGAAAAATACTCCTCAGAGTTACGAGATCTTGCAATGAAGATACTACTTCTCATGGCAAAACCTCTGAAGATGGACACCAAGGACGTGATGGAACTGTTTGATGGAGGCAGGCAAGCCCTTAGGATGAATTATTACCCTCCATGTCCACGACCCGAGCTCGTCATTGGCCTCACTCCTCACTCTGACGCCTCAGCCCTCACCATCCTACTCCAAGTCAATGAAATGGAAGGTCTGCAAATAAAGACAGAGGGCAAGTGGGTCCCCGTCAAGCCTCTTCCCAATGCTTTCGTTGTCAATGTCGGAGATATTTTAGAG ATCGTGACAAATGGTACTTATCGTAGCATTGAGCACCGAGCTACAGTTAACTCGATGAAGGAAAGGCTCTCATTTGCCACATTTTACGGCCCAAAGTTGGACGGTGAAATGGGTCCTGCACCGAGCCTGGTCACATCGGACAAGCCAGCATTATTTAGAAGAATAGGCGTTGCCGATTACTTCAAGGGACGTTTTTCTCGTGAGCTTCAAGGGAAGTCATATCTTGACACTATGAGGAATATTCAAGGTGAGAAAGAGGGAATTGAATTTGGCCATTGA